The sequence GTATTGGACTATATAGTACTTAAGAAAGATGTGCAGACAATGGAGATTTTAGCAATGGCCATTAAAAATGAACTAGTTATTCCGTATATAAATGTAATCCAAAGGTCAGGGCTCACACCATTGGCCATAGATATTCCAGCCATGGCCATAGCAAGGAAGATTTTTAAAGAAAAAGAAGATGGTTTACAACTGGTAGTCGATATCGGTAATGCCACAACAGATATCCATATATACCAAAACTCGATTTTTAGCTTCTCGCGTAGTATTAACATTGGAGGAGCTGATTTCGACAACATTTTATCTGCGTCCATGGGCATAGATAAAAAAGTGGCTTTGAAGGATAGACTGGCAAAGAATTACCAGCCTATGACCTTTAGAGGAATTTTAATGGATTTACAAAGGGAGCTTAACAGATCATTTGATTATTTTAGGTATAGATTTGGCAATCAACAAAGTAGTAATTTTACTAAAGTCTACCTTATAGGTGGAAACAGCAACATGGCTGAGCTTACGGATATCATCACTGAAGTTTCAGGTAGAGCTCCTCAGATATGTGAAGAAAGCAAAAATCTACTGGTTAGAGGTTTAGGGAAGTGGAGGTTGAACCCATGAGAAATATAAATTTACTTCCCTTACAATATAGACCAGAGCCAAAATTTATATTCAAGAGATTTGCAACTGTACTATTAGCAAGTGTAGTTCTCTTAACTGTACTAGGAAGCTTCATAGGACTGAGAATAAACATACTAAGTACTAATAAGCTAATAAACTCTGCTAATGCAAACATAGAAGCTTTAGAAAACAACCTTTTAGCAGTGGACAATGAAAACTCTCACTTGCAGAATGTAAGGGATATAGTTATGTTAATGGAGAAAATTGATGCAAGTTACATAAGCCAGGTTGAGGTTTTTAATGATTTAGCAAAGCATACGCCACCTGCTGTAACAATTACTAATGCATCTATTTATCCCGAAGGAATAATTTTAAATGGAAGAGTAAGTAATTTATCAGCTGTTTCTTTATTTTTGCAGTCTCTAAATAGTTGGAACATGTATGAAGGGTTTTCAATACCCCATGTTAACTTAGTAGAAGGTCAGTATGTCTTTCAAGTTCAAGGTTCTCTAAGGAGGGGTGAATAATGCTAGAAATGTTTAAAAAATTATCCTCCAGAGAGAGAAATATGCTTATAATTCTTTGTAGTCTAATATTTCTTTATGTTATTTATATAACACTTTTTGAAA comes from Alkalicella caledoniensis and encodes:
- the pilM gene encoding pilus assembly protein PilM, which encodes MFNSNFVAIDIGSGYIKLFYQDKVYEIQTPEDSISSGVISDVGKIAEAIKALVLDKKLQNKSAVLVYNGPSVFTKVVKIPMMSETEIQNYLELEADNIVPFPAKEGVLDYIVLKKDVQTMEILAMAIKNELVIPYINVIQRSGLTPLAIDIPAMAIARKIFKEKEDGLQLVVDIGNATTDIHIYQNSIFSFSRSINIGGADFDNILSASMGIDKKVALKDRLAKNYQPMTFRGILMDLQRELNRSFDYFRYRFGNQQSSNFTKVYLIGGNSNMAELTDIITEVSGRAPQICEESKNLLVRGLGKWRLNP
- a CDS encoding PilN domain-containing protein, producing MRNINLLPLQYRPEPKFIFKRFATVLLASVVLLTVLGSFIGLRINILSTNKLINSANANIEALENNLLAVDNENSHLQNVRDIVMLMEKIDASYISQVEVFNDLAKHTPPAVTITNASIYPEGIILNGRVSNLSAVSLFLQSLNSWNMYEGFSIPHVNLVEGQYVFQVQGSLRRGE